The DNA region GCAAGAACACGCAAAGGCCATGGAGTGTAATCACAAAATGACACacttcttttttctctctctcTTCTCCTTCGTCTCCAGAGCGGCTCTGGTGGCGGTTTCGAAAACTTCTCTCACACCTTGATTCAGCTTGGCGGAGCACTCAAGGTATGTCAGGGCCTTAATCTTCTCAGCAACGGCTTGTCCTTCACTGGTAGAGACAGGCGCCTGGTTCAACTGTGCCAATCTCTCGATTGTTCTTGGATCATTTCTCAAATCGATCTTGCATCCAACAAGAATCATTGGAACATCTTGGCAGAAGTGCAAAACTTCGCTAATCCACTTCTCCTGGACGTTATCCAAAGTGTCTGGAGAGTCCACCGAGAAACATATCAAAATGACGTTGGAATCTGGGTACGAAAGCGGTCTGAGACGATCGTAGTCTTCTTGGCCGGCGGTATCCCAAAGAGCCAGCTCAACTCTTCTGCCATCAACTTCGACAT from Ogataea parapolymorpha DL-1 chromosome V, whole genome shotgun sequence includes:
- a CDS encoding GTP-binding protein RHO1; this translates as MAGLAEIRKKLVIVGDGACGKTCLLIVFSKGAFPEVYVPTVFENYVADVEVDGRRVELALWDTAGQEDYDRLRPLSYPDSNVILICFSVDSPDTLDNVQEKWISEVLHFCQDVPMILVGCKIDLRNDPRTIERLAQLNQAPVSTSEGQAVAEKIKALTYLECSAKLNQGVREVFETATRAALETKEKRERKKKCVIL